A region of Vitis vinifera cultivar Pinot Noir 40024 chromosome 13, ASM3070453v1 DNA encodes the following proteins:
- the LOC100258254 gene encoding putative UPF0481 protein At3g02645, whose amino-acid sequence MTSNSNSSFDELEWVIQIRRTLDEELEDNSEVPVCIFNVPKTLMATKPDCYVPQEVALGPYHRWRPELYEMERYKLAAAKRIQKNLQSLKFHSLVDQLTKHEPRIRACYHKFLEFNGETLAWMMAIDASFLLEFLQVYAMKEGRMLTRVSSRMSHLVDYAGTKSAHNAILRDMVMLENQIPLLVLRQVLEFQFSSLDQADDMLCSMLTGFGEDLCPFGMMENLPKIQVEKYAHLLDFLYHLIVPRSKEPSEIIEVENENESKEGKEESFGDSSYVQQLFEEIWKLLSKMNRGPVRILKRIIFSKPVKVILKLPWTIVSNLPGFAILKQPVEYFFFSQDKEENKPENGNSKSNSSIVKPPLIEEITIPSVSELSKSGVRFLPTNGGISSITFDAKMVTLYLPTVSLDVNTEVTLRNLVAYESSNASGPLVITRYTELMNGIIDTKEDAKFLRERGIVLNRLKSDEEVANLWNGMSRSIRLTKVPFLDKVIEDVNKYHSGRWKVKAGKFMKRYVFGSWQFLTFLAAILIVLLMTLQAFCSVYSCPRIFNVASD is encoded by the coding sequence ATGACCTCGAACTCTAACTCAAGCTTTGATGAGCTCGAGTGGGTGATACAAATACGTAGAACTCTAGATGAAGAGCTTGAAGACAATAGTGAAGTCCCTGTGTGCATCTTCAATGTACCCAAAACCCTAATGGCTACTAAGCCGGATTGCTATGTTCCACAAGAAGTTGCACTGGGGCCTTATCATCGTTGGCGGCCGGAGCTCTACGAGATGGAGAGGTATAAGCTTGCAGCAGCGAAAAGAATTCAAAAGAATCTCCAGAGCCTAAAGTTTCATAGCCTTGTTGATCAGTTGACCAAGCATGAGCCAAGGATTCGAGCTTGCTACCACAAGTTCTTGGAGTTCAATGGTGAAACCTTAGCATGGATGATGGCTATTGATGCCTCTTTCTTACTTGAGTTCCTTCAAGTCTATGCCATGAAGGAAGGTCGGATGCTGACAAGAGTTTCCTCCAGGATGTCACACCTAGTTGATTATGCGGGGACCAAATCAGCTCATAATGCTATTCTTAGAGACATGGTGATGCTTGAGAATCAAATTCCATTGCTTGTATTGAGGCAGGTGTTGGAATTTCAGTTCTCATCTCTAGATCAAGCTGATGATATGTTGTGTTCAATGTTAACCGGGTTCGGCGAAGATCTTTGTCCTTTTGGGATGATGGAGAACTTGCCAAAGATCCAGGTTGAGAAGTATGCCCACCTGCTGGATTTTCTGTACCATCTCATCGTGCCGAGATCAAAAGAACCATCTGAAATAATTGAAGTCGAAAACGAAAATGAATCGAAGGAAGGCAAAGAAGAATCTTTTGGAGACTCCAGTTATGTACAACAACTATTTGAAGAAATTTGGAAGCTGCTCTCAAAAATGAATCGTGGCCCGGTACGTATTCTCAAGAGAATTATATTTTCCAAGCCTGTAAAAGTCATATTGAAATTGCCTTGGACAATCGTCTCTAATCTCCCCGGGTTTGCTATCTTGAAACAACCTGTTGAATACTTCTTCTTTTCCCAAgacaaagaagaaaacaagCCAGAAAATGGGAACTCCAAGTCCAATAGTAGCATTGTCAAACCTCCACTGATAGAGGAAATCACCATCCCTTCAGTCTCCGAGCTCTCCAAATCTGGTGTGCGTTTCTTACCTACTAATGGTGGCATCTCGTCCATCACTTTTGATGCTAAGATGGTCACCCTTTACCTCCCCACTGTTAGTTTAGATGTAAACACAGAGGTCACTTTGAGAAACTTGGTTGCATATGAATCATCAAACGCATCAGGGCCATTGGTTATTACTCGGTACACCGAACTAATGAATGGGATTATTGATACCAAGGAGGATGCCAAGTTTCTAAGAGAAAGGGGTATTGTTTTGAACCGATTGAAGAGTGATGAAGAGGTGGCCAACCTGTGGAATGGGATGAGCAGGTCCATAAGGTTGACAAAGGTGCCTTTCTTAGATAAGGTGATTGAAGATGTAAACAAGTATCACAGTGGCAGATGGAAGGTTAAAGCTGGAAAGTTTATGAAGCGCTATGTGTTTGGTTCATGGCAGTTCCTGACATTTCTAGCTGCCATTTTGATCGTGTTGTTAATGACACTGCAAGCATTTTGTTCAGTTTATAGCTGTCCTCGAATATTTAATGTCGCCAGTGATTGA
- the LOC100263391 gene encoding protein RDM1-like: protein MGAVLRPYANAYQQYMKQLPIPSKRCETHIPNITWRELGNSMKQLYGQPLHYLTNLMLQRWDDSRIGSENEHRPMHSIIEPSVAESTIWVVEEFHRRSTSAQHVATLWINDPKYSAFIDPIPHTGGCSDAKSAENTDSCII, encoded by the exons ATGG GTGCGGTACTGAGGCCATATGCAAACGCTTACCAGCAATACATGAAGCAGTTGCCAATTCCCTCAAAACGCTGCGAAACGCATATTCCAAACATCACATGGCGAGAACTCGGCAATTCCATGAAACAATTGTACGGGCAGCCACTGCACTACCTCACTAATCTCATGCTTCAACGATGGGATGATTCCAGGATCGGTAGTGAAAATGAGCACAGGCCCATGCACAGCATCATTGAACCCAGCGTAGCCGAATCCACCATCTGGGTTGTTGAAGAATTTCATAGGCGTAGCACCTCAGCTCAACATGTGGCTACTCTCTGGATTAATGACCCCAAGTACAGTGCTTTTATTGATCCAATTCCTCATACAGGTGGCTGCTCGGATGCGAAAAGTGCCGAAAACACCGATTCATGTATAATTTAG
- the LOC100256478 gene encoding glucan endo-1,3-beta-glucosidase: MALLALQSLRFVIFGVSALLFSATAYSIGVNYGTLADNLPPPAQVANFLKTRTTIDQIKIFDSNPDILRAFASTGIGVTITVGNGDIPAITKLPAARDWVATHILPFYPSTKINYVAVGNEIMATADKNLIGHLVPAMKALHNALVLAKITDIKVSTPHSLGILSMSEPPSVGRFRRGYDKVIFAPMLEFHRQTKSPFMVNPYPYFGFSPNMLNYCIFKPNRGVHDKFTGITYTNMFDAQMDAVYSAMKVLGYGDVEIMVAETGWPSLGDPNQVGVNLENAASYNGNLLKHISSGKGTPLMPNRRFQTYLFSLFNENLKPGSTAERNFGLFRPDFTPVYDIGILKQSAGGAPTPTVPSGKKWCVPKPDATDEALQSNINYVCSTGVDCKPIQPGGACYDPNTIRSHASYAMNAYYQTSGRHDFNCDFANTGVLATSDPSHGPCQYIS, encoded by the exons ATGGCTCTTCTCGCCTTACAATCTCTTCGCTTTGTAATCTTCGGCGTCTCCGCTCTTCTCTTCTCCGCCACCGCCTATTCCATCGGCGTTAACTATGGCACTCTCGCCGATAACCTTCCGCCGCCTGCCCAAGTCGCCAACTTTCTCAAAACCCGGACCACCATCGACCAGATCAAAATCTTCGACAGCAACCCCGATATTCTTCGAGCCTTCGCTAGCACCGGCATCGGCGTCACGATTACCGTTGGCAACGGCGACATCCCAGCAATCACGAAACTCCCGGCCGCTCGCGACTGGGTCGCTACCCACATCTTGCCGTTCTACCCCAGCACCAAGATCAACTATGTCGCCGTTGGGAATGAGATCATGGCCACCGCCGACAAGAACCTCATTGGCCACCTCGTTCCGGCGATGAAAGCACTCCACAACGCTCTCGTACTCGCGAAGATCACCGACATTAAGGTCTCCACGCCTCACTCTCTCGGCATACTTTCTATGTCCGAGCCACCGAGTGTGGGTCGGTTCAGACGCGGCTACGATAAAGTCATCTTTGCACCCATGCTCGAGTTCCACCGCCAAACCAAGTCTCCGTTCATGGTGAACCCATACCCATACTTCGGCTTCTCCCCAAACATGTTAAACTACTGCATCTTCAAGCCTAACCGTGGGGTTCACGATAAGTTCACGGGGATCACATACACCAACATGTTCGACGCACAGATGGACGCTGTCTACTCTGCAATGAAAGTGTTGGGCTACGGCGACGTGGAGATTATGGTGGCGGAGACAGGTTGGCCGTCGCTGGGTGACCCAAACCAGGTGGGTGTGAATCTCGAGAACGCGGCTTCGTACAATGGCAACTTGTTGAAACATATAAGCTCCGGCAAGGGAACGCCACTGATGCCAAACCGGCGGTTCCAGACGTATCTGTTCTCGCTGTTCAACGAGAATCTTAAACCGGGTTCGACCGCCGAGAGGAATTTCGGATTGTTCAGACCTGACTTCACTCCGGTTTACGACATTGGGATTCTGAAACAG TCTGCTGGTGGCGCACCAACACCAACTGTGCCATCTGGCAAGAAGTGGTGTGTACCAAAACCAGATGCTACCGACGAAGCATTGCAATCCAACATAAACTACGTCTGCAGCACAGGAGTAGATTGCAAGCCTATACAACCTGGTGGGGCCTGCTACGACCCCAACACCATTAGATCTCATGCTTCGTATGCCATGAATGCTTACTATCAGACTTCTGGTCGCCATGATTTCAATTGTGACTTTGCCAATACTGGTGTTCTAGCAACCTCTGATCCAA GTCATGGTCCATGTCAATACATCTCTTGA